Sequence from the Miscanthus floridulus cultivar M001 chromosome 16, ASM1932011v1, whole genome shotgun sequence genome:
tcatcatcatagtgagattggagtgatttcaagtgcatttgcttgagtgattgcatctagtggcacatgGGGATTGTTGGGCTATgggtttcttgttactcttggttgccaccacctagatagcttggagtagTAGAGGAGCTTTGGCATGTGTTGGTGATTATTTGTGGCCGACTCCGGTGATTAtaaggggtcttgtacctttcccggtggagagtcaaaaggtaactctagtggattgctcatgtcattgaattacctcacttgtgggtaggttcttgcactatccaattgtgtggatgaggtttgtgcaacacctcttagccatcaaaccaccaagtgttggtcgacacaatggggactagcgtgccggcaagcacgtgaaccttaggaaaGATGataatgtatcttggttcaatcaatgatcaagcaTGGGAAGTGACTGAGAATTACTATGCAATAATTGATCCcaccaatctcaccaaccaagacaaggcaaacaaacaatgcaatacaatggctctcaacaccatctacaatgccattgattcaaaggtatttgagcaaatcaaggatcttGATAGAGCATGTGAAgtatggaagagattggaggagacctatgagggcgcaccggtggtgaagagtgccaagctatacatcatcaaggacaagttgacaagcttcaagataaaggatgatgagagcattccaaagATATTCCATAGATTGTAAGTAATTGTCAaggacttgaaggctttgggtgagaagatcaaggatgctcatcataagaggaggattgaaggagcttacccttaaccaagtactaggtgatgtaaTGACATAAGAGATATACCGTGTAGAAAGGGAGGGGTcaacaaggatgagaagaaggaagatgaagacaagaagaagaagagtgtagcattcaagactaactcatcatccaagaataagagCAAGTCCAAGaaacaatcaagtgatgatgaagatgctagtgacattgatgatgaagctatggctctccttGTGCGCAAGAtaggcaaattcatgaagaagaagggctatggtgcaagaaagagaagagatgacAACAAGGAGTATGTTaggagatgctacaagtgcaagagcctAGGTCACATTGTtgcagattgtccctacaatagtgacaataatgaggatgagaagaagaagcctaAGAAGGagatgaaggaaaagaaggagaagaaggagaagaaaaagactttcacaaagaagaagaaaggaagtggctatgtagtcacttgagaCAGTGATGGCACCTCTAATGATGATGATGGCTCTAGTGATAATGACAAGAAATCCATCAATaaggcactagcaagcattgttatcaacaacaagccttccatctttgacactccatcgacttgcCTCATGGTAAAgcccaccaaggtaaaatatgatgtgagtgatgatgattgtgaaagtgataattggagtgatgatgatgctgagtagtacaccaaggaggagctcttggacatgtgtgagcaagtacaaACTTgccttgagatgaagagaaatgagtgcaaagaattgcatgcgcaagaagatcaaatctcttgagcaatcctttgatgatctAAATACTTGTCATGAGAGTCTAAGGAAAGAtcataagaagcttggcaaagcttactctaagcttgaaaaggctcactcctctctccttgagcaagtcaagaaggagcaagtgattgtgtcatatgatgtgggactaa
This genomic interval carries:
- the LOC136510663 gene encoding uncharacterized protein translates to MALNTIYNAIDSKVFEQIKDLDRACEVWKRLEETYEGAPVVKSAKLYIIKDKLTSFKIKDDESIPKIFHRLKGGVNKDEKKEDEDKKKKSVAFKTNSSSKNKSKSKKQSSDDEDASDIDDEAMALLVRKIGKFMKKKGYGARKRRDDNKEYVRRCYKCKSLGHIVADCPYNSDNNEDEKKKPKKEMKEKKEKKEKKKTFTKKKKGSGYVVT